The following DNA comes from Capsicum annuum cultivar UCD-10X-F1 chromosome 7, UCD10Xv1.1, whole genome shotgun sequence.
tacctagtagactggagatcccaagagttaggttcaaagatatcaaacaaagttgtgtctgacaggttcaatattgtcaatatacccaacccatcctcatgatgtagataatgtttagtaaacaaggataagacttacgGTGTGAAGTTTTTTAATGGttttctaaatttggcagattcgaccaaatagtttaatcataggattgaacgtttagaaatcacctatgtgagggcgaagtggaagctgcttcaaggagaatgttagtaaaggcctatccTCTAACCTCTTATGAGtccaggacgtgttcatggctgaaacaaaTTAAATCGtcagaaccataaatggtaaaaggttggttgtgtgacatgtgttgtctaggtgtacattagagctcgacggttcaaagatatcgcATCcatcgattgaccgagtgcatccgatgcatgttcactacggaaagttcaaaggaaaatccacttatccagatgcaatcaattTTTGTttactgatcacatacttgtccgtaaagttttataaagaataaccattcccattcatgtaggagattgttgggttcaattggtgtgagtataaaatggagggacacaatcTTTCGAGGAAAAGATACACTGTTTCAGAAAAGGGATAACTGTTCAGATGGTTGTGACTATTCAGAAAAAAGACACAATGATTCGAATGGATAGACATGACtgttccaaaggatacacctttcagAATGAACCATTGTGTCCTTTCCGAAGGGGCActtatggctatataaacttacattttttcacaggtttagtatgaaaaatttctgcattgaaaatcacttttcaacttctaaaaactctttgtgatcatctcccgttgagtgagtttgaagaaaatcaGAAGATTTGAGGTACTGCTACATTCTGATTGTgaaaccattttatcctgggaagaaaattctgcaacctcgggtacttgaggaaaattatttccttaaggacacttcgtgaatttggaggacttgacttattctgcttcatcttttttctttaaaataaaataacacacttctttgatagttcatattgaacttgtgttgaaggtgttggaaaacttTATAAATGTTCTTGATTTAATCTTGAACTTATATTGAAGTTGTTTTAAATAATATAGATTGTGCACCCGAAACAACAGTGCTTTCTAGCTGCATTCTGTTTTTAACATTGGTATGAGTAGGTGAGCCTAATTCTTTTAACCATTAGACACTTGGAAAACAATGTCCCCTCTTTATTGCGGTTCTGGTTGTTGAAATTCTTGCAAGTTACAGTAACCAACCTAAAAAGAATATTAGATGAAAGAGGCCATATGTCTTGCAATTAGGAAGCACCAATATAAAGTATTTCCTCTCACTTGCTAAACAAGGAAAGATATTTCCTATCTATTCCTGGACTATAAATTTGTGGTCCTTATGGGTGGTCAGGTGGAGGGTGCCAAATTGATAACTGTGACATAAGATGCACTCCACTCTGAGAATGCCAAAACTGCTTGTCacaatagagaaaagaaaaaagaaaaagaaaaaggaaccaGAGAGATTACTCTCCCATATGGTGAACAGTTTCAATCATATAAATAAATCAAGTTCTACATTGCTACCtcaatttaactttttaattagGGAAAATAACATTTGGATTTTGGATGTGTGGATTTAATGTAGTTAACTCCTTCCATGTAGCCCCTGTACCATGGGCCCGTGATGATATACTCCATAATGTCTCACCAGGATGAACTGTTGTAGTTGCTTGAGAAGCAACTACTATTGAAGATTTACTACCACCATCCTTTGACTTCAGTAATGGATACTTAATTCTTCTTTCCCATTCCATTCGCCAGCAACCAATGTGATCCAGATTGCTGTTGAGTTGACGAGCCCCATAATTTCTTTTTACCTTGTCCCGTCTTTAAACCTGCAACATGCACTTTAGTGATTTTGTTCTGAGGGATTTGTTCATCCTCAGGAATGTTATCTTTATTGACCTCCACACCAGATTCCTTTTTTGGGGCTCGGCATTTCCATCGGCGTCTTTATTGTTTTTTCTAACTTTGCTGCATATCTTCAGTTGAGGTGTTACAAAAACTCTCTCCACTTGAACAAGAGCAAGCATAGGCGTACCAACTGACTCATAATTCCTTGAAGGATCACGAAGTTGCATCATTAGGGCCACTGTAAAGCTATTTCCCAATAATCCACAAGTCTTACCCTGCCGCGTCTTTTCGACCTGCCACAAAACAAATCAATTCTGGTAGCATGATGGGTTGCAAGGAGTTTGGAGGTCCGCTCGCTGATTTCATCAATTTCTCCAGCACCCAACCGCATCCATTCTTCAAGAGTGAGAGATAAGCCCATTAGCCCATCAACATCACCACCATCATTAAGGTCCAGTATGTGCAATCCACCTGTTCCTTCTAGACCTACAACTCCTCCAAAGTTGACCTTCTTTTCCTCGATGGCTGAAAACTCACCAATGGATTATGGGCTTACATTAGAAGGTGGGTCCTCATATGACATACCTGACTGTATTCTCAAACCCTCAATTGAAAGGGCTTCAATTTTATCCATCGCCAAAGGAGCAAGGTCCTTTAATGATACGTATTCTGAGTCGCTGTCAAGCCCGGCAGAATTTAACTCCAACTTGCTGGGCTTTGCTCCCTGCGATTTCCCCTTCTTACTTGGAATACCAGCCATATTTTGTCCAAACTCAAATTCATGCTGCAATAAATCTTGTCTGCGGTAGGTAGAAGTCATATAAGACAATTTTTTAATAGAAATAGTGTGCTATATATGTCCAATTCCAAATATAAACAGAATGCGAAGAAATTCAAACCTCTAAGTTCCGTCTAAGCTTGGTGCAGCCTCCCATCCTATATGTTGCATTGTCTGCCCAGTAATATCTTCCAAAGGCATCAATTTATTTGCCTGCATAGAGAGCTTTCAATTCCAATGGAAGCTAAATGTTGCAGTATCTCCATTATGCCAGATCCCATTTCTGCAGGAACCACCACTGGACTGGATGCTTGCATTATCAAATTACCCCCACTCTTTGCATACTTGAAAAGTGAAGGGTTCATTGACCTTAAAAATCCTCCATTTTTAGTCTTAATGTAGGGTCCTAAGCCTTCTCTAAGAGGAGGCAACTGATAAGGGTCTTCAAGAGGAATATCAATTGGGCTTCCAAACCCACTTGAACTCTTAGGAGGGGAATACTGAAATGTCCTCTCGTTCAAGGCCCATTCATGCATCAAAACTTCTGTCTCCAAGTTCTCCAACATGGAGGCCCTAGTTTTAATGCTTGTTGCTTCAATTTCTATCTTTGGCATCTCCACGTAGGAATCTACATTAGATGATTAATCAATATATTCATAAATGCTCCTCCAATCAGATCCAGTTTGAGAATCACAAGCAAATTCTTGGTGATCAATGTCCATATCAAAGTTAAACAAGGAACCCCCACCGGCCAGAGTATCCTTCTCAAATTGCGTCAACAGTTTTTCTCTTGGGGAGTCAGGCTCACTTTCAGAACTCGGGGCAAATGGACTGTGATCTATCCCGAGCATATCCAGAAAATTAGTGGCCACGGATTCGGCATCGTAATCCAAGCTTAGGGATTTTTCCTTCCTAAGCTCCCGAAGGTTTACTTTTATCTCAAAGCCTCTATCATGATTTATAACTTCATTTTCATCTTCTTGAGAATCTAGTCCCTCGTTTGCCAAGTCAGAGATACTCTTCAATGCAGACTCCAATTCTTTCATGATCGACTCTTTGGCAGATTCATCTGTCTCAAAATTACAGGCCCTCACTGAAAGGTCTTTACTCTCGGAGTCAACTTCCTTGGACAACAGTGCAAGCTGTGGCTCCTCTTCATTGGACATCACAAGACTACTATCAGGTTCAGCATTATCTTCTGGAGCATCACCAATTATCGTGGTATCTTCTTCTTTTCCCTCCCATACCTCCGAGGCAACTTTTACACCAAGCTCTATGATAAATACCTCACTTAATTCATCCCCATTTTCAATAATTCCCTTCTCAGGCTCCAATAACAAGGCTAAGTCAGGTTTGAGGGTCATAACATCAGCGCAACATTCATCTATCTGTGGCTTGCAATCAACTGAAGATTCCACGTTCTCTTCCTCAAGTTTCTGATATATCACATTTACAGATATAGAAAGTTCAGAGGAAGGAACTGGTAAAACCTCATGAAGATCTTTTATATTCTCTGCGGAACGCTGTGAAGCAGATGATCGAGCAGGAAGGCTCCCTGTTCGCCTTATTATAGTACTCAGCTCATCACTTTGCTCACATTGTGCCAAAAATTTTGCTGCATTTTCACTATTGCGCCGTAAGTTCTTCCCCTCTAGAAGACTGGTGTTGCTGGGAAATACAGTGAATGTTTTCCCAACAATGTGATACTCCAAACAAACAGTCATTGTTGCACCTTTAGCCTTACCTGACAACCTAAAACTAGTTGTCCACTTGCCGGAACTATTCTCCTCCAACTCATCCAATTCAAGAGGAAGCAACCTTGTAAGATCAACGCGATGGTTTCCCAAGTCAAGTACAGGAGTCACATATACCGAAACATACAACAAGAAATGTTTAGCCTCAGATTTTGTTGATTGGTTTGGGTCATTCTTGCTACCAGATATAGAACATGTATGAGTCAACTGTTTCTCAAACTCAGCTATCCCTTAAGAAACCACAACAGGACGAGTCGTCAACTAGCCATCTCGTCTCTTCCAATGAATAACAAGGAAAAGCTCATCAAACAATGTTGATAACCCTGCAACTGAATGGACTtgaacaaaaaaacaacaattaaACTTTTTGTTCCTAAAGGCCAGGGATTTTAGGCCCTTCCAACTCCAACTGGATTTCTTACTCTCCTTCTCTATTGAACCGTCTTTATTCTTCGATTTCAGCTGATGACTCTTTTCGACAGACATTGAATGATTACTAGCAGCTGACATCAAACTACTCTGTCcaattttattatcaaaatatagGGCTTTATTTATAACTTCAATATCATCCAACATTTTATCATTTCACCCATTTTCGACATCATTAATTTTGTCCGTCGAAACTACAAGGATAACTTAAACTTACAAAACGATATTGAGAACCCAATTCACAGAATTGTAGAATTCAAAATTGCTCCGGGCTGCTTAAACAAGATTGGCCTGTTAAAGGattaatattatgaaaaagaaagaaaattttcttcaggcaaaataagagaaaaataatacataggtTCTATCGTCATTACATCTTGTGTAATTGAGCATCAAATCCGTCTGCAAGTTTTGAACATAATGAAAAAGTGCTATTTAACATAAAAGaaatgaacttttttttttcaaatgaagaagaagaaagagaggttGATTTTCTAACAAGTTTGAATTTAGCGATCTTTTGGGCGACTGTTTCTCCTTGTTATTGTCTCAAAACCCGTTTcatttctctctctatttttggcgttatctttattttaaaagtacaaacaataaattatgtgCTAACGAACGCagacaaaatgataaaaattgtCCCTTATATTTGAAAGTAGTATGTTAGATATGTTAgaatttatgtatatttattgaattaacttatttttaattttttatgtttttcaaaaataatttattttatttttttgtatttttgcactttattcatttaaactctatttataatatcttgatgaatatctaaatctaattttaccataattaggtggtatgtgtctcattcttctagattttaaatggattattaattttgcttcaatactagatgttaaggtaattaggtaagctaatctttgtggattttcttttgttttatttagacttatatattctgaataattactaattaaagattctttaatttttctaaaagcttctctatttttaaatgatcttctcataattaattcaatacaCATAGATAAACTATAACgtatctaacatatatctcactgatgtactttttaaataattgggctctgataccatttgtagggggtgcggatataggcggataactaacttatgaaatagatttagtatatatataatgaatctatttttctttgtgcgtggatatttcttaaattttgtttcaatattttttaatgatttattcttttcgtaagatgtactcattaatttgtttggtttattattttatcctgtagtaattgcagagttataaatttctgtataataatttatcctaactgtactgtaatgtatatctaattctagattttctatgttatttattatcttgtgttgctcttctcgtagtgagttttttaaattatataaactatcacatgtacttttttctaaattttctaaggtttcttctatccatattaatttttcttttagatttttcattatttttctaattcggtttctataattaatttctttatttagattatcttgattttctctagtttttctaatatattctaacattccttaatctgaataatatctttctgggtaaatttcttggtataactattctatccaatttatggtttcaatttcatagtctattactttttctaatattattttcttaatgtctataatttctatatctttaagtatatataagattaaaactttaagataatctagatgatctatcttttaaaatttattttattataatattttgtaattgtttgttttagccttagtagttcttgcatatttttatcaagaaattctatatattttatatctttattttctatgtatttgtctatatttattttcatctgtttttttagtaactgtatgtttctcatatctttttctaaaaattttatgtaatttatcatcgtaagtatttgtaagagtagttaggttggtatggtatataatttactctagttatgtaatatttaccaaatgctttttctaatatgatttttcttatatctattacttttatatctttaagtgtaTACagaataagtattttaaatttatctaccatcacatcagataaataattattcattttcataaaattgcttttttcaaaatattgccttcaaccatgtacataacaaaatatggtcatcttagattactatatactagattattcttaaataacatgttcttcggtcactattagcatgataatttggatacttttttccttaaacagcgcctctactctggttactccccgccacggcttcttgcctcattggtttcacctttaggatgacatagttcttaggaatttttctccgtttccactttgctaataaacttcttaacatattattcttcgaataattctactataaagtaactaatatgaatttattttatcatatcatgattgttgggaactatgaatttagctattcataatcataaataaatatacctgttcgggtagttttgatgtttctgaagtttgttcctccatagctttttccattgaagtatgtttattttttaattaactgagcaaaatatttgttgtggactggagagagtattgcttcaacacatgaaggcttgccttgcaatACCTTcggtttctttcatttatagaatgaaaaatcTTTACAAAGTCCTTACGTGAGTCTTTACACGTTTAAAAAATTCTAAGAATAGAATCCTAAGTGCCATAGccttttgaaaagtcaaaaaggctaggagtctaaaaaagaaaaatctatacAATAAAAACTTAGTGTCATAGCCTTTAAAAAAGGCTAGGAGGCTAAGAAAAGTCTATACAATAAAAACTTACAATTCTAACAATTTTacgtaaataatttaatatcttgtctttttCCATTGGtgtcttctcgttgtcgtatctgttgcttcttatcttatcttttcagcTGGCATGTTcatctttttgatttttattctaggtgtacttctggaataatgttatcttcttcattacatcttgaacattgatgatctggatatttgtgtccaattattttacaatatcttgtcagtaatccgtctaaaataaattcttttttaattgctcttgcggtagattatttttctgggttaagtaatgtcattatccattgcccaacatcttccatatctgcttgtcgtagctcttttgaatttgaataaattatttgatggtctctcgaataatagctccatattgggtttccattagtataattatttgctaattcttggataatcgtagctagtccaatgagtcgtttatttgcgtagaaattgggtatctcaattctgggtatctcctgttgctgtgtaatatcttctggtatgatcatatctctggttagtcctatttttacaacttgtataattagttttatttcgtcgtataatatctctgctggtgcagtataacactttatataaaatagattttctattgttatccttttgtaggtggtgaatatcttgtgtaattcttccatagctgttagttcttctccgtcttgagtgtatatggtgtttaataatccatagtcaaaacaagtttttactaggcttgggttagttttgggtagtgcaattagcttgttatatccttgtaatttttaggttatatagtttgtgtttggttctttgatatttgtagctctggggttaaggtttagaaaaatttgtactctatagatattttctatgtatttttgggctgtatagttgtaaacttttttat
Coding sequences within:
- the LOC107877856 gene encoding LOW QUALITY PROTEIN: protein PLASTID MOVEMENT IMPAIRED 1-RELATED 1 (The sequence of the model RefSeq protein was modified relative to this genomic sequence to represent the inferred CDS: inserted 3 bases in 3 codons; deleted 1 base in 1 codon; substituted 6 bases at 6 genomic stop codons) codes for the protein MLDDIEVINKALYFDNKIGQSSLMSAASNHSMSVEKSHQLKSKNKDGSIEKESKKSSWSWKGLKSLAFRNKKFNCCFFVQVHSVAGLSTLFDELFLVIHWKRRDGXLTTRPVVVSXGIAEFEKQLTHTCSISGSKNDPNQSTKSEAKHFLLYVSVYVTPVLDLGNHRVDLTRLLPLELDELEENSSGKWTTSFRLSGKAKGATMTVCLEYHIVGKTFTVFPSNTSLLEGKNLRRNSENAAKFLAQCEQSDELSTIIRRTGSLPARSSASQRSAENIKDLHEVLPVPSSELSISVNVIYQKLEEENVESSVDCKPQIDECCADVMTLKPDLALLLEPEKGIIENGDELSEVFIIELGVKVASEVWEGKEEDTTIIGDAPEDNAEPDSSLVMSNEEEPQLALLSKEVDSESKDLSVRACNFETDESAKESIMKELESALKSISDLANEGLDSQEDENEVINHDRGFEIKVNLRELRKEKSLSLDYDAESVATNFLDMLGIDHSPFAPSSESEPDSPREKLLTQFEKDTLAGGGSLFNFDMDIDHQEFACDSQTGSDWRSIYEYIDXSSNVDSYVEMPKIEIEATSIKTRASMLENLETEVLMHEWALNERTFQYSPPKSSSGFGSPIDIPLEDPYQLPPLREGLGPYIKTKNGGFLRSMNPSLFKYAKSGGNLIMQASSPVVVPAEMGSGIMEILQHLASIGIXKLSMQANKLMPLEDITGQTMQHIGWEAAPSLDGTXRQDLLQHEFEFGQNMAGIPSKKGKSQGAKPSKLELNSAGLDSDSEYVSLKDLAPLAMDKIEALSIEGLRIQSGMSYEDPPSNVSPXSIGEFSAIEEKKVNFGGVVGLEGTGGLHILDLNDGGDVDGLMGLSLTLEEWMRLGAGEIDEISERTSKLLATHHATRIDLFCGRSKRRGXGKTCGLLGNSFTVALMMQLRDPSRNYESVGTPMLALVQVERVFVTPQLKICSKVRKNNKDADGNAXAPKKESGVEVNKDNIPEDEQIPQNKITKVHVAGLKTGQGKKKLWGSSTQQQSGSHWLLANGMGKKNKYPLLKSKDGGSKSSIVVASQATTTVHPGETLWSISSRAHGTGATWKELTTLNPHIQNPNVIFPNXKVKLR